Proteins encoded within one genomic window of Streptomyces sp. NBC_00523:
- the cobG gene encoding precorrin-3B synthase, with product MVGMLAAMPPPAPHFAQPDDARFRSRGDACPGALRLHRADDGALARVRVPGGVLTAEQADGLRQLAGELGDGELYLTSRGNVQLRGLGTECGGELASRMHEMGLLPSERHERVRNVVASPLSGLDGLGARNVRPWLTALDALVCASEEAAGLSGRFLFALDDGRGDVDALGADVTLRARADGDAELRIGALDSVARIPADEAPRAALLAATVFLSLAAGSGAWRAAELPGGAEPLFAEVVRRWGAAGLPVTLGTVPVPDGTPPALGVVTGSGDTDALSVGLPLGRADAVRWRALTDLARDHGAGELRLTPWRGVVVPGVRRDRASGALDALEAVGLVTGDRSPWTGVGACVGRPGCAKSLADVRGDAASALPAAPPVGALPVHWSGCERRCGHPGGAWVDVLAGPDGGYRVSVVRDGGRREEPVRVTDDPAALADAVAAARDPRT from the coding sequence ATGGTCGGTATGCTCGCCGCCATGCCTCCCCCAGCCCCCCATTTCGCCCAGCCCGACGACGCCCGTTTCCGGTCGCGCGGCGACGCCTGCCCCGGTGCGCTGCGGCTTCACCGGGCGGACGACGGGGCGTTGGCACGGGTCCGGGTGCCCGGTGGTGTGCTCACCGCGGAGCAGGCGGACGGGCTGCGGCAGTTGGCCGGTGAGCTGGGCGATGGTGAGCTGTATCTCACTTCGCGCGGCAATGTGCAGCTGCGCGGGCTGGGTACCGAGTGCGGGGGTGAACTGGCCTCACGCATGCACGAAATGGGTCTTTTGCCCTCCGAGCGGCATGAGCGGGTCCGCAATGTGGTGGCCTCCCCGCTGTCCGGGCTGGACGGGCTCGGCGCGCGCAATGTCCGCCCGTGGCTGACCGCGCTGGACGCGCTGGTGTGCGCGAGCGAGGAGGCGGCCGGTCTGTCGGGCCGGTTCCTGTTCGCGCTGGACGACGGGCGCGGTGACGTGGACGCGCTGGGCGCGGACGTGACGCTGCGGGCGCGGGCGGACGGGGACGCGGAGTTGCGGATCGGGGCGCTGGACTCGGTGGCCCGGATCCCGGCGGACGAGGCGCCGCGCGCCGCGCTGCTCGCGGCGACGGTGTTCCTGTCCCTGGCGGCCGGTTCCGGTGCGTGGCGGGCGGCCGAGCTGCCCGGGGGCGCGGAACCGTTGTTCGCCGAGGTGGTACGCAGGTGGGGTGCGGCCGGGCTGCCCGTCACCCTCGGGACCGTACCGGTGCCGGACGGCACTCCCCCGGCGCTCGGCGTGGTGACGGGGTCCGGGGACACGGACGCGCTGTCCGTCGGGCTGCCGCTCGGGCGGGCTGACGCGGTGCGGTGGCGGGCGCTGACGGACCTCGCCCGGGACCACGGCGCGGGCGAACTGCGACTCACACCGTGGCGCGGAGTCGTCGTGCCCGGTGTCCGGCGGGACCGGGCGTCCGGCGCGCTCGACGCGCTGGAGGCCGTGGGCCTCGTCACCGGGGACCGCTCGCCGTGGACCGGCGTCGGGGCGTGCGTCGGGCGGCCGGGGTGCGCGAAGTCCCTGGCGGATGTCCGGGGTGACGCCGCGTCAGCCTTGCCCGCCGCCCCGCCCGTGGGCGCCCTGCCCGTCCACTGGTCCGGGTGCGAGCGGCGGTGCGGGCACCCGGGCGGTGCGTGGGTCGACGTCCTCGCAGGGCCGGACGGCGGCTACCGGGTGTCCGTCGTACGGGACGGCGGGCGGCGTGAGGAGCCGGTCCGCGTCACCGACGACCCCGCCGCGCTGGCCGACGCCGTGGCGGCGGCCCGTGATCCCCGCACCTGA
- the cobN gene encoding cobaltochelatase subunit CobN, whose protein sequence is MILLLSTSDTDLLSARASDGPVRYRYANPSRLPLQDLPALLDGTDLVVVRLLGGVRAWQDGLDQVLATGRPVVVLTGEQAPDAQLMAASTVPIGIAAEAHAYLAHGGPANLDQLARFLSDTVLLTGHGFEPPAPAPSWGPLERTPRETADDAPTVAVLYYRAHHMSGNTAFIEALCRAVEAEGAKALPLYVASLRAPEPELIETLRAADAIVTTVLAAGGTRPAEASAGGDDESWDAGALTALDVPILQALCLTGSRTDWEGNDEGVSPLDAASQIAVPEFDGRLITVPFSFKEIDEDGLPSYVADDERASRVAGIAVRHARLRHIPNAEKRVALVLSAYPTKHSRIGNAVGLDTPASAVALLRRLREEGYDFGTEEVPGLASGDGDELIYALIEAGGHDQEWLTEEQLARNPVRIPAADYRRWYATLPAELREGVEEHWGPPPGEMFVDRSRNPEGDIVLAALRRGNLLILIQPPRGFGENPIAIYHDPDLPPSHHYLAAYRWIAARAEDNGFGADAMIHLGKHGNLEWLPGKNAGLSAACGPDAALGDLPLIYPFLVNDPGEGTQAKRRAHATLVDHLVPPMARADSYGDIARLEQLLDEHAQIAAMDPAKLPAIRAQIWTLIQAAKLDHDLGVEDRPEDEGFDDFIMHLDGWLCEIKDVQIRDGLHVLGAAPTGAARVNLILAILRARQIWGGTTSLPGLREALGLDESAATRTDADAVEEEALALVQAMEDAGWERSAVAAVAGSVADPSARGSAPDPAAQSPQGLDSVAAILNFAAEEVAPRLARTTDELDHCVHALNGGFVPAGPSGSPLRGLVNVLPTGRNFYSVDPKAVPSRLAWETGQALADSLLNRYREDNGDWPVSVGLSLWGTSAMRTAGDDVAEAFALLGVRPVWDDASRRVTGLEPIPAAELGRPRIDVTLRISGFFRDAFPHTIGLLDDAVRLAASLDEPAELNHVRAHTQADLAEHGDERRATTRIFGSRPGTYGAGLLQLIDSRDWRTDADLAEVYTTWGGYAYGRDLDGCPAREEMETAYKRIAVAAKNTDTREHDIADSDDYFQYHGGMVATVRALKGTAPEAYIGDSTRPETVRTRTLTEETSRVFRARVVNPKWIEAMRRHGYKGAFELAATVDYLFGYDATTGVVADWMYDKLTETYVLDPANRAFLEQANPWALHGIAERLLEAESRGMWAKPDPAVLEALRQVFLETEGNLEGEE, encoded by the coding sequence ATGATCCTGCTCCTGTCGACGTCCGACACCGACCTGCTCAGCGCCCGCGCCTCCGACGGACCCGTCCGCTACCGGTACGCGAACCCCTCCCGCCTCCCGCTCCAGGACCTGCCCGCGCTCCTGGACGGCACCGACCTCGTCGTCGTACGCCTCCTCGGCGGCGTCCGCGCCTGGCAGGACGGCCTCGACCAGGTCCTCGCCACCGGCCGCCCCGTCGTCGTCCTCACCGGCGAACAGGCCCCCGACGCCCAGCTGATGGCCGCCTCCACCGTCCCCATCGGGATCGCGGCCGAGGCCCACGCCTACCTCGCGCACGGCGGCCCGGCCAACCTGGACCAGCTCGCCCGCTTCCTCTCCGACACCGTGCTGCTCACCGGCCACGGCTTCGAGCCGCCCGCCCCCGCACCCTCCTGGGGCCCGCTGGAACGCACCCCCCGGGAGACGGCGGACGACGCCCCCACGGTGGCCGTGCTCTACTACCGCGCCCACCACATGAGCGGCAACACCGCGTTCATCGAGGCCCTGTGCCGGGCCGTCGAGGCCGAGGGCGCGAAGGCCCTCCCGCTGTACGTCGCCTCGCTGCGCGCCCCCGAACCCGAGCTCATCGAGACCCTGCGCGCCGCCGACGCGATCGTCACCACGGTCCTCGCGGCGGGCGGCACGCGGCCCGCCGAGGCGTCGGCCGGAGGCGACGACGAGTCCTGGGACGCGGGTGCGCTCACCGCGCTCGACGTCCCGATCCTCCAGGCGCTCTGCCTCACCGGCTCCCGCACCGACTGGGAGGGCAACGACGAGGGCGTCTCCCCGCTGGACGCCGCCAGCCAGATCGCCGTGCCCGAGTTCGACGGCCGCCTGATCACCGTCCCGTTCTCCTTCAAGGAGATCGACGAGGACGGCCTCCCCTCCTACGTCGCCGACGACGAGCGCGCCTCCCGCGTCGCCGGTATCGCCGTCCGCCACGCCCGCCTGCGCCACATCCCGAACGCCGAGAAGCGGGTCGCGCTCGTCCTCTCCGCGTACCCGACCAAGCACTCCCGTATCGGCAACGCCGTCGGGCTCGACACCCCCGCCAGCGCGGTCGCCCTGCTGCGCCGACTGCGCGAGGAGGGCTACGACTTCGGTACGGAGGAGGTCCCCGGGCTCGCCTCCGGCGACGGCGACGAGCTGATCTACGCCCTCATCGAGGCGGGCGGCCACGACCAGGAGTGGCTCACCGAGGAGCAGCTCGCCCGCAACCCGGTCCGCATCCCCGCCGCCGACTACCGCCGCTGGTACGCCACGCTGCCCGCTGAACTCCGCGAGGGTGTCGAGGAGCACTGGGGCCCGCCGCCCGGCGAGATGTTCGTGGACCGCTCGCGCAACCCGGAGGGCGACATCGTCCTCGCGGCCCTGCGCCGGGGCAACCTCCTCATCCTCATCCAGCCCCCGCGCGGCTTCGGCGAGAACCCGATCGCGATCTACCACGACCCGGACCTGCCGCCCTCGCACCACTACCTGGCCGCCTACCGCTGGATCGCCGCCCGCGCCGAGGACAACGGCTTCGGCGCCGACGCGATGATCCACCTCGGCAAGCACGGCAACCTGGAATGGCTGCCCGGCAAGAACGCGGGCCTGTCCGCCGCCTGCGGCCCGGACGCGGCGCTCGGCGACCTCCCGCTGATCTACCCGTTCCTCGTCAACGACCCGGGCGAGGGCACCCAGGCCAAGCGCCGGGCGCACGCCACGCTCGTGGACCACCTGGTGCCGCCGATGGCCCGGGCCGACAGCTACGGGGACATCGCCCGCCTGGAACAACTCCTGGACGAGCACGCCCAGATCGCCGCGATGGACCCGGCCAAGCTGCCGGCCATCCGCGCCCAGATCTGGACCCTGATCCAGGCCGCGAAGCTCGACCACGACCTGGGCGTCGAGGACCGCCCGGAGGACGAGGGCTTCGACGACTTCATCATGCATCTGGACGGCTGGCTCTGTGAGATCAAGGACGTCCAGATCCGCGACGGCCTCCACGTCCTGGGCGCCGCGCCGACCGGGGCCGCCCGCGTCAACCTGATCCTGGCGATCCTCCGGGCCCGCCAGATCTGGGGCGGCACGACGTCCCTGCCGGGCCTGCGCGAGGCGCTGGGCCTGGACGAGTCGGCGGCGACCCGCACGGACGCGGACGCGGTGGAGGAGGAGGCGCTGGCGCTGGTCCAGGCGATGGAGGACGCGGGCTGGGAGCGCTCGGCCGTGGCCGCGGTCGCCGGGTCCGTTGCCGATCCGTCGGCGCGGGGCTCCGCCCCGGACCCCGCTGCTCAATCGCCGCAGGGGCTTGATTCTGTCGCCGCCATCCTCAACTTCGCGGCCGAGGAGGTCGCCCCCCGCCTGGCCAGGACCACCGACGAACTGGACCACTGCGTCCACGCTCTCAACGGCGGATTCGTCCCCGCAGGCCCCTCCGGCTCACCCCTCCGGGGACTCGTCAACGTCCTCCCCACCGGCCGGAACTTCTACTCGGTCGACCCGAAGGCCGTCCCCTCCCGTCTCGCCTGGGAGACCGGCCAGGCCCTCGCCGACTCGCTCCTCAACCGCTACCGCGAGGACAACGGCGACTGGCCGGTGTCCGTGGGTCTCTCCCTCTGGGGTACGAGCGCCATGCGCACCGCGGGCGACGACGTCGCGGAGGCGTTCGCGCTGCTCGGCGTGCGCCCGGTCTGGGACGACGCCTCGCGCCGCGTCACCGGCCTCGAACCGATCCCCGCGGCCGAGCTCGGCCGCCCCCGCATCGACGTCACCCTCCGCATCAGCGGCTTCTTCCGCGACGCGTTCCCGCACACCATCGGCCTCCTGGACGACGCCGTGCGGCTGGCCGCCTCGCTGGACGAACCCGCCGAGCTCAACCACGTACGGGCGCACACGCAGGCGGACCTGGCCGAGCACGGGGACGAGCGCCGGGCCACCACCCGTATCTTCGGCTCGCGCCCCGGCACGTACGGCGCCGGGCTGCTCCAGCTCATCGACTCCCGCGACTGGCGCACCGACGCCGACCTCGCCGAGGTCTACACGACCTGGGGCGGCTACGCCTACGGCCGGGACCTGGACGGCTGCCCGGCCCGCGAGGAGATGGAGACCGCGTACAAGCGCATCGCGGTCGCCGCGAAGAACACCGACACCCGCGAGCACGACATCGCGGACTCCGACGACTACTTCCAGTACCACGGGGGCATGGTCGCCACGGTCCGCGCACTGAAGGGGACCGCCCCGGAGGCGTACATCGGGGACTCGACCCGCCCCGAGACGGTCCGCACGCGCACGCTGACCGAGGAGACCTCGCGCGTCTTCCGCGCCCGCGTCGTCAACCCCAAGTGGATCGAGGCGATGCGCCGCCACGGCTACAAGGGAGCCTTCGAGCTGGCGGCGACCGTCGACTACCTCTTCGGTTACGACGCCACGACGGGCGTGGTGGCGGACTGGATGTACGACAAGCTGACCGAGACCTACGTCCTGGACCCGGCCAACCGCGCCTTCCTGGAACAGGCCAACCCGTGGGCCCTGCACGGCATCGCGGAACGCCTGCTGGAAGCGGAGTCGCGCGGCATGTGGGCCAAGCCCGACCCGGCGGTGCTCGAAGCGCTGCGCCAGGTCTTCCTGGAAACGGAAGGAAACCTGGAGGGCGAGGAGTAG
- a CDS encoding L,D-transpeptidase, translating into MSRPHRLIGAAVATAAMALLCTAAPSAASSGRDAACTAPAGPYQRQLEQHLGLPVDGRQSDADCRAIRSFQTEQGRPHPDGLADLGTYRAMLVVEATPNPNAAGNCPVETGRVTCVDMDRQLLWVQKGKKVVFGPVPIRTGRDAEETRPGRHTIYWRDRDHVSDLYDDAPMPYSQFFDGGQALHGHPGDLYDGGGSAGCVNLTVDDAAKLWDLLALDDVVYVWGVKPGTAG; encoded by the coding sequence GTGTCCCGTCCCCACCGCCTCATCGGTGCCGCAGTCGCCACCGCGGCCATGGCGCTGCTGTGCACCGCGGCCCCCTCGGCCGCCTCCTCCGGCCGCGACGCCGCGTGCACCGCCCCGGCCGGTCCGTACCAGCGGCAGCTGGAGCAGCATCTGGGGCTGCCCGTGGACGGCCGCCAGTCCGACGCCGACTGCCGGGCGATCCGGTCGTTCCAGACCGAGCAGGGCCGCCCGCACCCGGACGGGCTCGCCGACCTCGGCACGTACCGCGCGATGCTCGTGGTCGAGGCCACCCCGAATCCGAACGCCGCCGGGAACTGCCCCGTCGAGACCGGCCGGGTGACCTGCGTCGACATGGACCGCCAACTGCTGTGGGTGCAGAAGGGGAAGAAGGTCGTCTTCGGGCCCGTGCCCATCCGTACGGGCCGAGACGCCGAGGAGACGCGGCCCGGCAGGCACACCATCTACTGGCGCGACCGCGACCACGTCTCCGACCTCTACGACGACGCCCCCATGCCGTACTCGCAGTTCTTCGACGGCGGTCAGGCGCTGCACGGACACCCGGGCGACCTGTACGACGGGGGCGGGTCGGCGGGCTGCGTCAACCTCACGGTGGACGACGCGGCGAAGCTGTGGGATCTGCTCGCGCTCGACGACGTCGTCTATGTGTGGGGTGTGAAGCCCGGCACCGCCGGTTGA
- a CDS encoding SpaA isopeptide-forming pilin-related protein: protein MKPMPKRLAALRSRARATGAACAVLATVVPVFSLGLGATQAAAAPLPGGLGPCVPGDCPDPFPDVNNGPIAGRDDGINIFVGDDFLVRGRAAEAEGRVVVLDDFDQNKDAAAGGLYNLGIVGVGSRVAPPVDSDFLAAGGDVTIAAGQTLDTTGGLVDELGTVRYAGTQTGTVTGTTVQDDDATAPYVGLRDELTAASQCYARPDGTTRTPTGTAVNEGYRTLFTGDGTSQLQVFNVDFDLVNPNSPNGSQSIEFAGIPDDATILVNVVGENRVINTTSGSDTLGQYRERLLWNLPDATTASFVGSGQFQGSVLVGEQASMTTVSLPGMNGRFFTTGSLTHTSENAGVEFHAYPFDGDLPDCAGPQPVTGAVSVLKTDADTGNPLAGADFELWRETNDTPGLQTDGADPDTHVSDCTTPANGVCSDTTTVGTYYWRETAAPDGYELPDPNVFGPLTLTEDNADQGVQVEAINSRTPVQPVTGEVRVRKTDADSGDPLAGADFELWRETNNTPGLQTDGTDPDTHVSDCTTPANGVCTATTIPGTYYWRETDAPDGYDLPDPNVFGPLTLTEDNADQGVQVEAINSRTPVQPVTGEVRVHKIDGDTGASLAGADFELWRETNNTPGLQTIGINPDTHVSDCTTPASGVCTATTVPGTYYWRETEAPDGYELPDPNVFGPLTLTEDNAEDGVEVEAVNCKTPVPPVTGSLTLDKTDAKNGEPLPGAVFELWRESNDVPGLQTGGANPDTLADAGCSTDQDGQCTFDDLPLGEYYLREIAVPEGYVLPANPVSGPYEVTEENSEEGVTVELANHRGEPCKGKDCKDDTHKAARG from the coding sequence ATGAAACCCATGCCCAAACGCCTAGCCGCGCTGCGCTCACGCGCACGCGCCACGGGTGCGGCCTGCGCCGTCCTGGCGACGGTCGTCCCCGTCTTCTCCCTCGGTCTCGGCGCGACGCAGGCCGCCGCCGCTCCCCTGCCCGGCGGGCTCGGGCCGTGTGTGCCGGGCGACTGTCCCGACCCGTTCCCGGACGTCAACAACGGGCCGATCGCCGGCCGGGACGACGGGATCAACATCTTCGTGGGCGACGACTTCCTCGTCCGGGGGCGGGCGGCGGAGGCCGAGGGCCGGGTCGTCGTGCTGGACGACTTCGACCAGAACAAGGACGCGGCAGCGGGCGGACTGTACAACCTCGGGATCGTCGGGGTCGGCTCGCGCGTCGCGCCGCCCGTCGACTCGGACTTCCTGGCCGCCGGCGGTGACGTGACCATCGCCGCCGGGCAGACCCTGGACACGACGGGCGGCCTCGTCGACGAGCTGGGCACCGTGCGCTACGCGGGCACGCAGACCGGGACCGTCACCGGGACGACCGTCCAGGACGACGACGCGACGGCCCCGTACGTAGGCCTGCGCGACGAGCTGACGGCGGCCAGCCAGTGCTACGCGCGGCCGGACGGCACGACCCGGACGCCCACCGGGACCGCGGTCAACGAGGGCTACCGGACGCTGTTCACCGGCGACGGCACGTCGCAGCTCCAGGTGTTCAACGTCGACTTCGACCTGGTCAACCCGAACTCGCCCAACGGAAGCCAGTCCATCGAGTTCGCGGGCATCCCCGACGACGCGACGATCCTGGTCAACGTGGTCGGCGAGAACCGGGTCATCAACACCACCAGCGGGAGCGACACGCTGGGCCAGTACCGCGAGCGGCTGCTGTGGAACCTGCCCGACGCCACCACGGCGTCCTTCGTGGGGTCCGGGCAGTTCCAGGGCAGCGTGCTGGTGGGCGAGCAGGCGTCCATGACCACTGTGAGCCTGCCCGGCATGAACGGCAGGTTCTTCACCACCGGCTCGCTCACCCACACCAGCGAGAACGCCGGGGTGGAGTTCCACGCCTACCCGTTCGACGGCGACCTCCCGGACTGCGCCGGTCCGCAGCCGGTGACGGGCGCGGTGAGCGTGCTCAAGACTGACGCCGACACCGGCAACCCGCTCGCGGGGGCCGACTTCGAACTGTGGCGCGAGACCAACGACACGCCCGGCCTCCAGACCGACGGCGCCGACCCGGACACCCACGTCTCGGACTGCACCACCCCGGCGAACGGCGTCTGCTCCGACACCACGACCGTGGGTACGTACTACTGGCGCGAGACCGCCGCCCCGGACGGCTACGAGCTGCCCGACCCGAACGTCTTCGGGCCCCTCACCCTCACCGAGGACAACGCCGACCAGGGCGTCCAGGTCGAGGCCATCAACAGCCGGACGCCCGTGCAGCCGGTGACCGGTGAGGTCCGCGTACGCAAGACGGACGCCGACAGCGGGGACCCGCTGGCCGGGGCCGACTTCGAGCTGTGGCGCGAGACCAACAACACGCCCGGCCTCCAGACCGACGGCACCGACCCGGACACCCACGTCTCGGACTGCACGACGCCCGCGAACGGCGTCTGCACCGCGACCACGATCCCCGGCACCTACTACTGGCGCGAGACCGACGCCCCGGACGGCTACGACCTGCCCGACCCGAACGTCTTCGGGCCCCTCACCCTCACCGAGGACAACGCCGACCAGGGCGTCCAGGTCGAGGCCATCAACAGCCGGACGCCCGTGCAGCCGGTGACCGGTGAGGTCCGCGTCCACAAGATCGACGGGGACACCGGAGCCTCGCTCGCGGGGGCCGACTTCGAGCTGTGGCGCGAGACCAACAACACCCCGGGGCTCCAGACGATCGGGATCAACCCCGACACGCACGTCTCGGACTGCACCACCCCGGCGAGCGGCGTCTGCACCGCGACCACGGTCCCGGGCACCTACTACTGGCGCGAGACCGAGGCCCCGGACGGCTACGAGCTGCCCGACCCGAACGTCTTCGGTCCTCTCACCCTCACCGAGGACAACGCCGAGGACGGCGTCGAGGTCGAGGCCGTCAACTGCAAGACGCCCGTGCCTCCGGTGACCGGTTCGCTGACGCTGGACAAGACGGACGCGAAGAACGGGGAGCCGCTGCCCGGGGCCGTCTTCGAGCTGTGGCGCGAGAGCAACGACGTGCCCGGCCTCCAGACGGGCGGGGCGAACCCCGACACCCTCGCGGACGCGGGCTGTTCCACCGACCAGGACGGGCAGTGCACCTTCGACGACCTGCCGCTCGGTGAGTACTACCTCCGCGAGATCGCCGTCCCGGAGGGCTACGTGCTCCCGGCGAACCCGGTCTCGGGTCCGTACGAGGTGACGGAGGAGAACAGTGAGGAGGGCGTCACCGTGGAGCTGGCCAACCACCGCGGTGAGCCCTGCAAGGGCAAGGACTGCAAGGACGACACGCACAAGGCCGCTCGCGGCTGA
- a CDS encoding ThuA domain-containing protein — protein MRVRHGTALLLRLLALAALVLGLQAAPAHAAPAAGTFRVLAFYDGTYDAAHISFDHEANSWFAQQGAAHGFTYTATTDWNRLNSSELAGYQVVMFLDNYPHTASQRSAFQSYVQNGGGFVGFHVSAFNTDTSDWPWYHNTFLGTGTFRSNTWGPTQETLRVDDPGHPATAGLPATITSSVSEWYSWQNDLRKNPAIDVLASMDPSTFPIGTDPNQTWYSGDYPIVWSNRDYRMVYNNFGHNAMDYATNTALSSTFASARQNQLLLQEIAWAAGQDGGPVTPPEGATGRITGYGGKCVDVAGASSANGTAVQLYDCNGTGAQQWTTGTDGTLRALGKCLDVAAAGTANGAKVQLYDCNGSGAQVWQHRSTGELLNPASGKCLDATGPSSANGTRLQLWTCYAGDNQLWTLPA, from the coding sequence ATGCGCGTCAGACACGGCACCGCACTCCTGCTCCGGCTCCTCGCCCTCGCCGCCCTCGTGCTCGGCCTGCAGGCCGCCCCGGCGCACGCCGCCCCCGCCGCCGGTACGTTCCGGGTGCTGGCCTTCTACGACGGCACGTACGACGCGGCGCACATCAGCTTCGACCACGAGGCGAACAGCTGGTTCGCCCAGCAGGGCGCCGCCCACGGCTTCACGTACACCGCCACGACCGACTGGAACCGGCTGAACAGCTCCGAGCTGGCCGGCTACCAGGTGGTGATGTTCCTCGACAACTACCCGCACACCGCCTCGCAGCGGTCCGCCTTCCAGTCGTACGTGCAGAACGGCGGTGGGTTCGTCGGCTTCCACGTGTCCGCGTTCAACACGGACACCAGCGACTGGCCCTGGTACCACAACACCTTCCTGGGCACCGGCACGTTCCGCTCCAACACCTGGGGGCCCACGCAGGAGACGCTGCGCGTGGACGACCCCGGGCACCCGGCGACGGCGGGGCTCCCGGCCACGATCACCTCGTCGGTGAGCGAGTGGTACAGCTGGCAGAACGACCTGCGGAAGAACCCCGCGATCGACGTCCTCGCCTCGATGGACCCCTCGACGTTCCCCATCGGCACCGACCCCAACCAGACCTGGTACAGCGGGGATTACCCGATCGTGTGGTCGAACCGCGACTACCGGATGGTCTACAACAACTTCGGCCACAACGCGATGGACTACGCGACGAACACCGCCCTCTCCTCCACCTTCGCGAGCGCCCGGCAGAATCAGCTCCTGCTCCAGGAGATCGCCTGGGCCGCCGGGCAGGACGGCGGCCCGGTCACCCCGCCCGAGGGCGCCACCGGCCGGATCACCGGCTACGGCGGCAAGTGCGTCGACGTGGCGGGCGCGAGCTCCGCCAACGGCACGGCCGTCCAGCTCTACGACTGCAACGGCACCGGGGCCCAGCAGTGGACGACCGGCACCGACGGCACGCTGAGGGCGCTCGGCAAGTGCCTGGACGTCGCCGCGGCCGGGACCGCGAACGGCGCGAAGGTCCAGCTCTACGACTGCAACGGCTCCGGGGCGCAGGTCTGGCAGCACCGGAGCACCGGCGAGCTGCTGAACCCCGCGTCCGGGAAGTGCCTGGACGCGACCGGGCCCAGCTCGGCCAACGGCACCCGGCTCCAGCTCTGGACCTGCTACGCCGGCGACAACCAGCTCTGGACCCTCCCGGCCTGA